CAAACGCCGGATTTATTCCGGGTTATTACCGGAGTGATTGTTTTTTAGCTCGCTCAATTTATTACAAACATTGCGTGGAAGGAATTTCAGCCTGTATGGGGTTGCGCCGGTCGGTATGGCACCAACTCAATGGATTTGACCCGATGCTGGGTGCTGGAGCGCCGCTTAAATCGGCTGGGGAAACCGACTTTGCCGTCCGGGCGTTGCTGGCCAAAATTCCGATTTATGAAACTCCGGCCCCAGCGGTGACTCATTTCGGGTTTCGCACCTGGGACCAGGGACGAAGCTTGGTTCAAGGGTATATGTTCGGCATTGCCGCCGCCCTGGCTAAAAATTTGAAAGGCGGCCACTGGTCAGTGCTGGCGGTTCTGTTTCAGCTTGGCTGGCGGTGGGCGTTCCAAAAGCCGGTTGTTGATTTGGGGCGATGTCCGCCCCGATGGATGCGACTGGCTGCCTTTTGTCGAGGTGCCTGGACGGCGTTGTTGACTCCGGTTGAGCGCGAGACCGGGCAATTTTTGACAGATCACAAGAAGTCGGGCTCAGGGCTTGGGGCTGAAGACGTCGGGCTTGCGAGTCTTAGCCCCAAGCCCTAAGTACAAGGATTTTCAGCCCGATGTCTTCACCCTAAACCCCAATGTCACGCAGGTTTTGCCGGTAGCTTCGGCTGAGAATCAGTTCGGTCTCGTCACGCAAGACAACCCGCATGTCTCCGTGCAGGAGCGATTGCAATCGAACAATTCGATCAATATTGACGGCGACAGATCGGTGAATCCGGACAAAGATTTTCGGATCCATGCGGGACAAAAACGATCCGATGTTTTCCCGGATCAAATGCGAGTTTTTTCCAATGTGCAGCCTGACGTAACTGCCCTCGGCTTCAATCCAGTCAATGGTTTGGACACGCAGGAACATACTGTTTCCAGCCGACCGGATCAGGATTTGCTCGCTGGTGGCCGCATATTTCAATTTCAAGTCTTGTAAACAGGCAATCAATTTCTGGTTAAACGCGTGTTTTTGTCGGGTTTCAATGATGACCTTCGCCCGCTGAAGTGATTTTTCCAGGCGCAGGCGGTCAATTGGCTTTAGCACATAATCAACCGCGTGATGATCAAACGCCGCCACGGCATAGCGGTCAAAAGCAGTCACAAATACCACCAGCGGGAGCAATTCGCCAAGTGATTCGACCAGTTCCAACCCATTCATCATCGGCATCTGAATATCCAAAAGAATGAGTTGGGGTGACATATCTTCCAGGGCTTTGACGACGCCCAGCCCGGAGGTACATTCGCCAATCACCGAAAATTCAGAGTTGGCTTCGACGATGGTTCGCATACAATCACGCGAAAGCGAATCGTCATCCACAATGAGCACCGAAATCGGATGGGGTTGAGTCATATCATCACACTTTCCAGAATATTTTTGAATTGAAGTTCCGCTTCCGGTTGAATGGGGACCGTAAGTGTCACCTTGACTCCCCCTTCCGCGGCTGAAACGAGTTCGAGGCTTGCTTCCCGGCCATACAATTGTTCCAACCTGGCTTTTGTGTTTGCCAGACCGATTCCCTTTCGAGCCGATGGGGATTTCTGGTTGGACAGGGTCAACCCGGGGCCATTGTCTATCACGTCGAGCTGCAACCGATTTCCCAAAATCTTCCCCCGAATGATGATTTCACCAATGGTATCAAGCCCCGTCATGGCATATCGAACCGCATTTTCAACCACGGGTTGGAGAATCAGACTTGGAACATACACATTGAGGGCTTCGGGCGAGACCACAACTGTAACCACCAGCCGGTCGCGATGGCGAATCCGTTCGATGTCCAGGTAACACTCCAGGCACTCCAGTTCCTGTTCCAGCCTGACCTGAACACTATCTGATTGGTAGAGAATCTTTTGCAGAAACTCCCCCAGCCGATGCACCATTTTTTGTGCGCCGGGTAAATCCTGGGTTTGTAACACTGAAATTGAATTCAAAACATTGAAGAGAAAATGTGGATGTAACTGCATTTTCAGCGCCTGGAGTTTGGTTTGATCAAGCTGGGTTTGGAGTTGTAATTCCCGGATCAGCCGGGCTTGTGATTCCTGGCGATAATCAAAGGCGTGGGTGGTAAAAACCAGCATCAAATAGATCAGTAAACTCAGGTTGATCCGCATCAGCAATTCAATTGAGTAGTTATGCAGGGTAAATTCACCAGCCTGAATTGGGTACCAGTTCATGGCGATAATTCCAATGGAGTGAATCACAACCGAAACCACAAACCCGGTCACAAAGTGGACCACCAGATATACCAGAAACTTACGGCCTTCCAGATGGAATCGGCGGGCCATCCCAATGGCAAATTGCGTGGTGGGAAGCCATAGCAAACAAAAAAGGAAACACCCTTTGATGATTCGCCACCAGGGCATTGGTTCGTTGGGGAGAAAAAGGGAAATGGCCACTGTCGTCTGGCACACGAAATACACAAAGGCAATGCCCCAGGCCAGGGTGACGTATTTCCAGGATTTCCAATCGCACCAGGTCATGAAGGGTCCTGCTTCCTGCTGTGCAAACAATACACAGAACATGAGGATGGTTGAGGATATAAAGTTTGGCCTGAGTGGAAAACTAAAACCAGCGTGTGTGCGACGGAAGGAAATGTGTGCTTCTATACACTCGGAAACCAGTATTTTGTTCCTAAAAAAATCAAAAATTCTCCCTTCCAGTCGGGAAAAACTAGAATTGAACAAATTTTCACCAAAAAGAAAACAAGCTGGATCCGAAAATCCAGCTTGTTACAAAAAAATGGAATTGAGGATTGAGTGGAAGATTTCAGGAGGAGGATTGACCCGATTTCTTCAGCCCCATCTAATACCAGTTTGTAGTCAGTAGTCAGTAGTCAGTAGTCAGCAGTTCGCTAAGTACAAGTCCCCATTAAGTACCTTACCGAAAATTTCCAGACATTTTAACCACGAAACACACGAACTACACGAAAAGAATCAAACACTTACCCAATCCAATATCTTAGGAAACTTATGACAAGGTACTTAAAGGGGGATGAAATTCGACCACTGGCCAGGAGAAAATTGGTTTTCGCCCGGATGGGCGCTGGAACAGGAGTCGTGAGCCAGAAGCCAGAAATTCGACGAAAACCGGGACCCGAACCAGCTTCCAGCGCCCATCCGGGCGAAAGCCAATTCGGAGGAACCAAAATTCCATCCCCCATTTATGGGGACTTGTACTTAGCGAACTACTGACTACGAACTACTGACTACTGACTGGTATTAAAACACGATCTTGAACGCCAGTTGGACCACCCGTGGGTTGTTCAACTGCGAGCCGACCTGGCCAAACACCGCGCTGTTGATGTTCTGGTTATCAATCCCAAAGACTGGGTGATTGTTGAAGTTAAAGAATTCCGCCCGGAATTCAGTGGTGATGCGTTCGGTGATCGGAGTTACTTTCAAGAAACTGAAATCCCAGTTGGTAAACACCGGGTTGTTGAACGAATTTCGGGCCACGCTGCCGACTGAACCGGCCCGTGGATTGAAAAAGGCTTGCCCGGCAAATGGTCCGCGACCATCTGGAGATACGGCCCGACCATCCGGCCCAATGATGGATGGGTTGATGAGGTAGATTCCATTCGCTGTTTGATACACACCAATCATATCTTTGATTTGTTCGTTGGTAAGCGATGAAATCACCGTGTTATTGCCTGAGCGCCCCCCCCGGTTTAAGGTACCGCGACCGGAAATGATTGAAAATGGGCTTCCGGACTGCACATTGATAATCGAGGTGACTGCCCAGCCACCCACCACCTTGCGCAGAATCGAGTTCCCTGGATTGAACCGTTTTCCTTGACCAAACGGCAACTCATAGATCACATTGGCTTTGTAGATATGCGGAATGTCAGTTTGAGCCCGTGCATATTCAAGCCCCGGCTGGTTGTTGTCCAGCAGCGGTTCAAACAACACCTGTGGATTGATATTGGGCGAGGTCGTCAGGTTTTTGCTCCAGGTGTAGTTGGTCTGGAACGTCAACCCATTTGAAAACCGGTGTCGCAATTCAACCTGCAAGGCGTGATAATTGGATTCGGTATTGTTGGCCAGCACGTCAGCCACAAACAGGTTGGGATTGGCCACAAAATTGACGCTGCCGTTGAGCCCCAACTGATGATAAATCGCGGCCAGTTGACCGGCTTCACCACGCTGGATCAACGGTTGAATCGTCCCAGTATTGGTCAGAACTCCACCCGCCACCAGATTTGGAAACACTGTGAGTTGCTGGCTGCCGTTGATGTTCGGGTTAAAGCGTGGATCAAACCGACCAGTCTGTGCCAGGGCCAGGAAGCCGTTGCTTTGTGCCCGCAGCACATCATCGGCAAAACCATTGCCCAGGACATCCACCTGGTTGAAGTCAACCCCTCGAACCAGATTCGTGCTCTTGTTGCCGACATAGCGGAACGAAACCACCATGTTATTGGTCAACTCACGATCCATGCTGACGTTCCACTGATGGAAAAACGGCGTTTTGAATTGCTTATCAATTCCAAAAGCAGCCGTGGTGTTGTCGAGCTGGAAATTCTGCAGATAGGTACGCGGGACCTGAAACTGTGGTGGCGCAAAGGTTGTCTGCAAAAGCTGAGGAATGTCGTTGGTGGCGGTCCCAAACAAATCATTGACATTGATCGCGGACTGCAATCCGTCGTTTCCTCGCAATGCATTGTATGGCCCGATAAATGCCTGATCATTGACATACGAAATCGAATATCCACCCCGCAATACTGTCTGACGGCCAAGACCAGGAATATCCCAGGCGAGACTGATGTTTGGGGCAAAATTGTCACGGTCGGGGTCATGGACAAATCCATTGACAAACTCAAGCGTTCCGTTTGGATCAAGCACGGCGTCACGTACATTGCGGCCATTGAGCGTTGGGGTGAGTAACAGGTTATCCCGTTCCGTTAACGGCGTCCGGTAATCCCATCGCATCCCCAAATTAAGGGTAACCCGTGGGTGAATCCGCCACGAGTCGGTAAAATATCCCGAGTATTCCTTATACTCCAGGTTGCGTTGATTGCGAATGCCCCGCTGGAAGCCTGAAGTCTGTGAGGTAACCTCATAACTGACCAGTCCTTCCGCAATCACTCCGCCGAGTAACGCCAGCAGATTGTTGGCAGTGGCAAGCTGGGTGGCATCAATCCCTCCAGGGAAATTGCCGGAGGTTAATGCGGCATCGTCAGGCGCCCCCGCGCCGAAACCGATGGTAAACAAGGGCGGCGTCCCATTGCTAAACAGAAATGGATTGGTCCGGACACGATTGATTTGACCACCAAACCGCATAAAGTGTGACCCGATGGTGTAGGACGCACTATCAATAAATGAAAGTGAGGTCGTTGTCCGACCCTGGCTGGTAAATGTATTGACCGGATTTGTAATCAAGGGCAGATCGTAAAACACGGAGTTCAAATCCGCTTCTGAGTTGAAGTTTCCAACGGGTCGGTTTCCACCGATCCGGAGTTCATTCGTCATTCGCGGGCTGATGACCCAGGTCCAGGCACCCACGGCAAAGTTGGTGTCCGTGACGTTATTCACCAGTGGTTTTTGGGTAAAAATCAAATCGGCATCCGGTCGGTCAACCGTTTCATACGCCCGGTTATAAATTCCCTCGAACCGATGGCTGGCGTTCATCACATAATCAAGGCGGAAGCCGCCGGAACTCCGGTCCCGGTTAAACGACCGGTTCAGCGAAAACCCCGTGGTGTTGAGACCATCACCTT
This genomic stretch from Acidobacteriota bacterium harbors:
- a CDS encoding histidine kinase — its product is MTWCDWKSWKYVTLAWGIAFVYFVCQTTVAISLFLPNEPMPWWRIIKGCFLFCLLWLPTTQFAIGMARRFHLEGRKFLVYLVVHFVTGFVVSVVIHSIGIIAMNWYPIQAGEFTLHNYSIELLMRINLSLLIYLMLVFTTHAFDYRQESQARLIRELQLQTQLDQTKLQALKMQLHPHFLFNVLNSISVLQTQDLPGAQKMVHRLGEFLQKILYQSDSVQVRLEQELECLECYLDIERIRHRDRLVVTVVVSPEALNVYVPSLILQPVVENAVRYAMTGLDTIGEIIIRGKILGNRLQLDVIDNGPGLTLSNQKSPSARKGIGLANTKARLEQLYGREASLELVSAAEGGVKVTLTVPIQPEAELQFKNILESVMI
- a CDS encoding carboxypeptidase regulatory-like domain-containing protein, whose product is MNTLWMKPFLGRTGYWFGCVLGLVFLLTQSAWAQGTNGRLIVTAKDQTGAVVAGATVTITNIGTSTVVTNTANELGVAIFPQLLVGQYTVTVEAPGFKKAAREDVKIDVGQEYGLTVGLEVGSEGEVVTVSAGEELVQTSTAEVKNTVNQKQVQDLPINGRDVLQLIQLQAGVASGSNNAQDNAYTIINGQRAGTASVTQDGINIQDNYIRENSLDFTPNRPTVAQVAEFSVTTQNGDVDVSGGASAVRTISPSGTNEFHGQVFEYHRNSALGANDFFNNLQGLEKPQLIRNQFGFTLAGPAIKDKLFFFMFYEGVKERRSVPQTNTILLPNARQGIFTYRDNSGQTRTVNLFGLSDIGPDPAMAAIINQLPTSGNSTAQGDGLNTTGFSLNRSFNRDRSSGGFRLDYVMNASHRFEGIYNRAYETVDRPDADLIFTQKPLVNNVTDTNFAVGAWTWVISPRMTNELRIGGNRPVGNFNSEADLNSVFYDLPLITNPVNTFTSQGRTTTSLSFIDSASYTIGSHFMRFGGQINRVRTNPFLFSNGTPPLFTIGFGAGAPDDAALTSGNFPGGIDATQLATANNLLALLGGVIAEGLVSYEVTSQTSGFQRGIRNQRNLEYKEYSGYFTDSWRIHPRVTLNLGMRWDYRTPLTERDNLLLTPTLNGRNVRDAVLDPNGTLEFVNGFVHDPDRDNFAPNISLAWDIPGLGRQTVLRGGYSISYVNDQAFIGPYNALRGNDGLQSAINVNDLFGTATNDIPQLLQTTFAPPQFQVPRTYLQNFQLDNTTAAFGIDKQFKTPFFHQWNVSMDRELTNNMVVSFRYVGNKSTNLVRGVDFNQVDVLGNGFADDVLRAQSNGFLALAQTGRFDPRFNPNINGSQQLTVFPNLVAGGVLTNTGTIQPLIQRGEAGQLAAIYHQLGLNGSVNFVANPNLFVADVLANNTESNYHALQVELRHRFSNGLTFQTNYTWSKNLTTSPNINPQVLFEPLLDNNQPGLEYARAQTDIPHIYKANVIYELPFGQGKRFNPGNSILRKVVGGWAVTSIINVQSGSPFSIISGRGTLNRGGRSGNNTVISSLTNEQIKDMIGVYQTANGIYLINPSIIGPDGRAVSPDGRGPFAGQAFFNPRAGSVGSVARNSFNNPVFTNWDFSFLKVTPITERITTEFRAEFFNFNNHPVFGIDNQNINSAVFGQVGSQLNNPRVVQLAFKIVF
- a CDS encoding glycosyltransferase family 2 protein, which produces MSVQTNLDLSILPAVSVVVATRNRGDQVRQTIASILANDYPRFDLWVVDQSESDDTCQAVQPFETDCRLHYVRSSTTGVSTGRNLGITLSQGELIAITDDDCEAAPDWISQLVNAFSEQSAAGIVFGNVLTAPHDTNAGFIPGYYRSDCFLARSIYYKHCVEGISACMGLRRSVWHQLNGFDPMLGAGAPLKSAGETDFAVRALLAKIPIYETPAPAVTHFGFRTWDQGRSLVQGYMFGIAAALAKNLKGGHWSVLAVLFQLGWRWAFQKPVVDLGRCPPRWMRLAAFCRGAWTALLTPVERETGQFLTDHKKSGSGLGAEDVGLASLSPKP
- a CDS encoding response regulator transcription factor; amino-acid sequence: MTQPHPISVLIVDDDSLSRDCMRTIVEANSEFSVIGECTSGLGVVKALEDMSPQLILLDIQMPMMNGLELVESLGELLPLVVFVTAFDRYAVAAFDHHAVDYVLKPIDRLRLEKSLQRAKVIIETRQKHAFNQKLIACLQDLKLKYAATSEQILIRSAGNSMFLRVQTIDWIEAEGSYVRLHIGKNSHLIRENIGSFLSRMDPKIFVRIHRSVAVNIDRIVRLQSLLHGDMRVVLRDETELILSRSYRQNLRDIGV